In one Ictalurus furcatus strain D&B chromosome 10, Billie_1.0, whole genome shotgun sequence genomic region, the following are encoded:
- the saxo2 gene encoding stabilizer of axonemal microtubules 2, producing MKRLCLCEICICGRHRCAHPPTALYNKGNGGCVLSEYTEKYPEYKSYQPPKSLKPKQEVKNNCEQMEGTTTFRSDFVPYEVSQRPVKQRAEYQPNPGEIDLATTYSQEFVPFELQPVLPRLPKERIQHANGKLDTVPTYKEDFRQWEISMRKSRKPKLSYHPPAEKFGNATTFQDDFIPRGLVPRESFKPSYVAKLSDAPFDGVTSNQLHYIPHPMDVCFVKAPHEYKPSDQPFQDLTTHRHDFQGLPAKMPKSCKPEHIKMSYDAPFQTSTEFRDRFQTWAASPQRVKKMSEYTSPTEEMDLTTTTGTTFIKHHIQPFISAKPLVRPTHSSVPFQGETTMKDHFKAWKAQRQEMICKPPAIHRSSGKMEDMSTFKAHYIQHQLQPNISCKPINAPLRSEAPLDEETMYRTEFTPKKISICPASLEPIPGFVFEKVDDRGHRFFHKLSS from the exons ctgtgtttgtgtgagatcTGCATCTGCGG ACGGCACCGTTGCGCACACCCGCCCACAGCGCTCTACAATAAGGGCAACGGAGGTTGTGTATTGAGTGAGTACACTGAGAAATACCCAGAATACAAGAGTTATCAGCCACCCAAGAGTCTTAAGcccaaacaggaagtaaagaaTAACTGCGAACAGATGGAGGGAACCACCACCTTTAG GTCCGATTTTGTTCCATATGAAGTGAGCCAGCGTCCTGTAAAACAAAGGGCTGAATACCAACCTAATCCAGGTGAGATTGACTTGGCCACTACGTACAGCCAGGAGTTTGTCCCTTTTGAGCTACAGCCTGTTTTACCACGTCTCCCAAAGGAGAGGATACAACATGCTAATGGGAAGCTGGACACAGTACCAACCTATAAAG aAGATTTCCGTCAGTGGGAAATTAGCATGCGAAAGTCCCGTAAACCCAAACTGTCTTACCATCCTCCAGCTGAGAAGTTTGGAAACGCCACAACATTCCAGGATGATTTCATTCCACGAGGTCTTGTTCCACGTGAGAGCTTCAAACCTTCATATGTAGCCAAGCTGTCTGATGCTCCTTTCGATGGAGTGACCAGTAATCAGCTGCATTATATCCCTCACCCAATGGATGTGTGTTTTGTCAAAGCTCCTCATGAGTACAAACCCAGTGACCAGCCTTTCCAAGACCTCACAACACACCGGCATGACTTCCAGGGCCTGCCGGCCAAAATGCCCAAGAGCTGTAAGCCTGAACACATCAAAATGTCCTACGATGCACCCTTCCAGACCAGCACTGAGTTCCGAGATCGCTTCCAGACGTGGGCTGCGTCTCCACAACGGGTGAAGAAAATGTCAGAGTACACAAGTCCTACAGAGGAAATGGATCTGACCACGACAACTGGCACAACCTTCATCAAACACCATATCCAGCCATTCATCTCCGCTAAGCCTCTGGTTAGGCCAACTCATTCCTCTGTTCCTTTTCAAGGCGAAACCACCATGAAGGATCATTTTAAAGCCTGGAAAGCCCAGCGCCAAGAAATGATCTGCAAACCCCCAGCAATCCACAGAAGCAGTGGGAAGATGGAGGACATGAGCACCTTTAAGGCCCACTACATCCAGCACCAACTGCAGCCCAATATCAGCTGCAAGCCAATCAATGCCCCACTGAGGAGCGAAGCACCTTTGGATGAAGAAACCATGTACCGCACTGAGTTCACACCCAAAAAGATCAGCATATGTCCAGCCAGCTTGGAGCCAATTCCGGGGTTTGTCTTTGAGAAGGTTGATGACAGAGGTCACAG gTTCTTCCATAAACTGAGCTCCTAG